The following are from one region of the Corylus avellana chromosome ca1, CavTom2PMs-1.0 genome:
- the LOC132173947 gene encoding histidine-containing phosphotransfer protein 4-like yields the protein MLEDDNDPNFVDTVASSYFSQTPTDIHAVEQILYAIPVDPAKVETILFKFKGASSSFGANKVTIEINKMIDCLRRGDMEGCKAGLPILKQEFDTLKNKLGAYLKLLRQDKPSSSSTGANY from the exons ATGCTGGAAGATGACAACGATCCAAACTTTGTTGATACAGTTGCTAGTTCTTATTTTAGTCAGACACCAACTGATATACATGCTGTTGAACAAATATT GTACGCAATCCCCGTCGATCCTGCTAAAGTGGAaacaattctttttaaatttaaaggcGCGAGCTccag CTTTGGTGCTAATAAGGTGACTATTGAAATCAATAAAATGATTGATTGTCTCAGGCGAGGCGACATGGAAGG TTGTAAGGCTGGACTCCCGATTCTAAAACAAGAATTTGATACTCTGAAGAATAAACTGGGAGCATATTTGAAG TTGTTGCGACAAGACAAGCCTAGCTCGTCATCAACTGGCGCCAACTATTGA